A window from Candidatus Bathyarchaeota archaeon encodes these proteins:
- a CDS encoding DUF1638 domain-containing protein, with product MKVNKLGSAPKTCLVACSVLKQELQQLIKEGKLNADLVLVSKNFHIDYALLESNLRKMLQHTKQRYGKIVLVYGDLCLGPDGEMKKLADEFSVVKVDALNCIDCQLGGGGKSAEADPEHNLMFMGPGMIEFFAVMKANLKQQGMDEAAFSAMYSGIKGMVLLDTCGDAERHRKELERLGIGLEVLEVRKVGLDNVCKVVLDAISRA from the coding sequence TTGAAGGTCAATAAATTGGGCTCCGCTCCAAAAACTTGTCTAGTCGCCTGCAGCGTGCTTAAGCAGGAACTCCAACAACTCATCAAAGAAGGCAAACTCAACGCCGACTTAGTGTTGGTCAGTAAAAACTTCCACATAGACTACGCCCTGCTGGAAAGTAACCTCCGCAAAATGCTTCAACACACCAAACAGCGCTATGGTAAAATCGTGTTGGTCTACGGTGACCTCTGTTTGGGGCCGGATGGAGAAATGAAGAAACTCGCCGACGAGTTTAGCGTTGTAAAAGTGGATGCGCTCAACTGTATTGATTGTCAATTGGGGGGCGGTGGCAAATCAGCGGAGGCGGACCCTGAGCATAATTTGATGTTTATGGGTCCGGGGATGATAGAGTTTTTTGCAGTTATGAAGGCGAATTTGAAGCAGCAGGGCATGGATGAGGCGGCGTTTTCAGCGATGTATAGCGGCATCAAAGGCATGGTTTTGCTTGATACCTGTGGTGATGCGGAGCGGCACCGAAAAGAGTTGGAGCGGTTAGGCATCGGATTAGAGGTTCTTGAGGTAAGAAAAGTCGGGTTAGACAACGTTTGCAAGGTTGTTTTAGACGCCATTAGCCGCGCATAA